TAGCACAGTATTTTCAGTCCTCTTTGGCTTCACATTACGATTGGGCCTTGAAGAAACTTAGGCTTCATAAGAAAACGATTTAAAAATCAAAAAAAGAAGTTTTTTTCTTGACTAATTTTGACCTTCGCGGTAAAATAAGATATATAAATTAGCACTCCAACTTAAAGAGTGCTAAAATAACATAAAATGGAGGAATAACATGTTGAAACCCTTAGCGGATCGCGTTGTATTGCGTATAAAAGAGGAAGAAGAAAAATCTTTAGGTGGGATCGTCTTGGCCTCAGCAGCACAAGAGAAACCACAAGTTGCAGAAGTTGTGGCAGTAGGCCCAGGTAAAACAACTCCTCACGGTACAGTTATTGCACCAACAGTACAAGTTGGTGATGCAGTTCTCTTTGAAAAGTTTGCTGGTACAAATGTGAAATTTGAAGGCGAAGATTTCTTGATTATCAAAGAATCTGATATTCTTGCGATTGTTTAAGGAAAATAAAGACAGGAGATAATAAAAAATGGCAAAAGATATTAAATTTTCATCAGATGCTCGTTCAGCAATGGTTCGTGGTATTGATATTTTAGCAGATACAGTAAAAACAACACTTGGTCCTAAAGGTCGCAATGTTGTTCTAGAAAAATCTTATGGTAGCCCACTTATCACTAATGATGGTGTAACTATTGCAAAAGAAATTGAATTAGAAGATCACTTTGAAAATATGGGCGCAAAATTAGTCAGTGAAGTGGCCTCAAAAACAAATGATGTTGCGGGTGATGGTACTACAACAGCGACTGTTTTGACACAAGCGATCGTTCGTGAAGGTTTGAAGAACGTAACTGCCGGAGCTAATCCAGTAGGTATTCGTCGTGGTATTGAGTTGGCAACTGAAACGGCAGTGAAAGCACTCAAGGAATTATCTATTCCAGTATCTGGTAAAGAAGCAATTGCACAAGTTGCCTCTGTATCTTCTCGTTCAGAAAAGGTCGGAGAGTATATCTCAAATGCCATGGAAAAAGTTGGTAACGATGGTGTTATTACTATTGAAGAGTCAAAAGGTATGCAAACTGAACTTGAAGTTGTAGAAGGTATGCAGTTTGACCGTGGTTACTTGTCACAATACATGGTAACAGACAATGAAAAAATGGTTGCCAACCTTGATAACCCATACATCTTGATCACAGATAAGAAGATTTCAAACATTCAAGAAATCTTACCATTGCTTGAACAAATCTTGAAAACAAATCGTCCATTACTTATTGTGGCAGATGATGTTGATGGTGAAGCATTACCAACACTCGTGTTGAACAAAATCCGTGGTACTTTCAATGTTGTAGCTGTTAAGGCTCCAGGATTTGGTGATCGCCGTAAAGCACAACTTGAAGACTTAGCAATCCTTACAGGCGGAACAGTAATTACTGAAGAACTTGGCTTGGAACTTAAAGATGCAAGCCTAGATGCACTTGGTCAAGCCAACAAAGTAACTGTTGATAAAGAACATACGACAATCGTTGAAGGTGCCGGTTCAGCAGATGCTATTGCTACACGTGTAGCAACAATCAAAGCTCAAGTTGAACAAACTACTTCAGAATTTGATCGTGAAAAACTTCAAGAGCGTTTAGCTAAACTTTCTGGTGGGGTTGCCGTGATTAAAGTCGGCGCCGCTACAGAAACTGAACTTAAAGCGCAAAAACTTTTGATTGAAGACGCACTTAATGCAACACGTGCGGCTGTCGAAGAAGGTATTGTTGCTGGTGGTGGTACTGCACTTGTTACAGTTATCTCAGCCCTCGACAGTCTTGAAGAAGAAGGGGATGTGCAAACAGGTATCACAATCGTACGTCGTGCACTGGAAGAACCAGTACGTCAAATTGCGGCTAATGCAGGTTACGAAGGCTCAATCATTATTGATAAACTTAAATCAGCAGAAAAAGGTATTGGCTTCAATGCCGCAACTGGTGAATGGGTTGAAATGATTGAGACAGGTATTGTGGATCCGGCTAAAGTAACACGTTCAGCCCTCCAAAATGCAGCCTCAGTAGCAGGACTTATCTTGACCACTGAAGCAGTCGTTGCTGATAAACCAGAACCAGCTGCACCAGCAGCTCCAGCTATGGATCCGTCAATGATGGGTGGCATGATGTAGAATTACAAAAGAACCCTTGCTATTAAAGGGTTCTTTTTCTGTTTTTGGGCATAAAATATATAAAGTGGGCATAAGGTGGGCAAAAATTTAAAATAAATTATCAAGGGCAGCTGTTATCTGCTCTTTTGATTTCTTAGTAACGTGGTTATAGATTGATAATGTTGTATTTGCATCAGCGTGTCCCACACGTTCCATTATTGCCTTTAGTGGTATATTTGATTCTGCTAGAATAGATACGTGTGTATGTCTAAATATGTGGCTAGTGATATTTTTTTCTAAACCAATTTTATTCCCCGCTCTTTTTATGACAGGATTAAAAGCATGGATAGAAAGAGGATTTCCAAATCGTGATAAGAATATATAATCTTCTGGTTCGGTTGTAAACTTTAATGAATTTATTTTTTGTAACTCTAAAAGAATATCAATTGCTTTATTGGGTAAGACTATAATTCTTTCAGAACTTTCGTTTTTTGTTGAAGTTTTTATGGCTTTATCCATTGTTGTTAAAGTATAATCCAGTGTTCCTTCTACACTAATTGATTTTCCATCAAAGTTCTTCCACTGAAGTGCTTGTAATTCACCATATCTTAGACCCGTCAAAACTAGAAACTCTGAAATCATCCCATGAAGTTTATTGGAATTTTTAGAGTATAGAGCAGCAAGTAATAAATCCACTTCATCTTTTTCTAAATATTTTTCACTTAATTTCTTTTTGTTTTTTCGTTCAATTTCTCTTTTAGGTATTACTTTGGTTTTAGATACAGGATTTTGTTCTATATATCCTTTATCGACTGCAAAATTAAACATTGCTGAAATAGTTGTTCTTGTTTGTTTTGTGTAATTTAAAGAATAGTCTCCAAACGTATACATGTTATCTATTACCTTCATGACAAGTTCAGAAGTGATGTTTTTTACTAACATATCTTTGGTGATAGTAGGAAATACATGCTTATCTAAATAGAATGGGACTTTAATCCAGCTACTTCTTTTATTTTGAACTTTATAATAACGAAACCATTCTGTGCAAAGATCTCCAAAGTTTATATTACTTTGGTTAGGGTCCGTCTTTAATTTATTATATATCTTATCCAATAGTATTTTCTGTGACTTTTTTATAATTTGGGGAGTGTCTTTTTCAAT
This window of the Lactococcus garvieae subsp. garvieae genome carries:
- the groES gene encoding co-chaperone GroES, encoding MLKPLADRVVLRIKEEEEKSLGGIVLASAAQEKPQVAEVVAVGPGKTTPHGTVIAPTVQVGDAVLFEKFAGTNVKFEGEDFLIIKESDILAIV
- the groL gene encoding chaperonin GroEL (60 kDa chaperone family; promotes refolding of misfolded polypeptides especially under stressful conditions; forms two stacked rings of heptamers to form a barrel-shaped 14mer; ends can be capped by GroES; misfolded proteins enter the barrel where they are refolded when GroES binds) — protein: MAKDIKFSSDARSAMVRGIDILADTVKTTLGPKGRNVVLEKSYGSPLITNDGVTIAKEIELEDHFENMGAKLVSEVASKTNDVAGDGTTTATVLTQAIVREGLKNVTAGANPVGIRRGIELATETAVKALKELSIPVSGKEAIAQVASVSSRSEKVGEYISNAMEKVGNDGVITIEESKGMQTELEVVEGMQFDRGYLSQYMVTDNEKMVANLDNPYILITDKKISNIQEILPLLEQILKTNRPLLIVADDVDGEALPTLVLNKIRGTFNVVAVKAPGFGDRRKAQLEDLAILTGGTVITEELGLELKDASLDALGQANKVTVDKEHTTIVEGAGSADAIATRVATIKAQVEQTTSEFDREKLQERLAKLSGGVAVIKVGAATETELKAQKLLIEDALNATRAAVEEGIVAGGGTALVTVISALDSLEEEGDVQTGITIVRRALEEPVRQIAANAGYEGSIIIDKLKSAEKGIGFNAATGEWVEMIETGIVDPAKVTRSALQNAASVAGLILTTEAVVADKPEPAAPAAPAMDPSMMGGMM
- a CDS encoding tyrosine-type recombinase/integrase; this translates as MWVEARKDGKFNLRERYKDPYTGKTRTSSIVIEKDTPQIIKKSQKILLDKIYNKLKTDPNQSNINFGDLCTEWFRYYKVQNKRSSWIKVPFYLDKHVFPTITKDMLVKNITSELVMKVIDNMYTFGDYSLNYTKQTRTTISAMFNFAVDKGYIEQNPVSKTKVIPKREIERKNKKKLSEKYLEKDEVDLLLAALYSKNSNKLHGMISEFLVLTGLRYGELQALQWKNFDGKSISVEGTLDYTLTTMDKAIKTSTKNESSERIIVLPNKAIDILLELQKINSLKFTTEPEDYIFLSRFGNPLSIHAFNPVIKRAGNKIGLEKNITSHIFRHTHVSILAESNIPLKAIMERVGHADANTTLSIYNHVTKKSKEQITAALDNLF